In one window of Oryza sativa Japonica Group chromosome 9, ASM3414082v1 DNA:
- the LOC4347444 gene encoding uncharacterized protein: MGCCVSRSTAAAAVERRQVVAVDATAAMVMDLDGTMARLEAPVAARVALGGDAYSCFVCGADELDYGAPARAMGDDEALQPGQLYFVLPVSALRRPLSGHDMAALAVKASAALSSIGVPTSSATRRKDDRDGAAASGKRRRTSRVAPLAVVSGIDAHATPLMAKTRKCGRRRACVRRLSVASE, translated from the coding sequence ATGGGCTGCTGCGTGtcgcgctcgacggcggcggcggcggtggagcggcggcaagtggtggcggtggacgcgacggcggcgatggtgatGGACCTGGACGGCACCATGGCGCGGCTCGAGGCGCCCGTGGCGGCGCGGGTGGCGCTGGGCGGCGACGCGTACTCCTGCTTCGTCTGCGGCGCTGACGAGCTCGACTACGGCGCGCCGGCCCGCGCCATGGGCGACGACGAGGCGCTCCAGCCGGGGCAGCTCTACTTCGTGCTCCCCGTCTCCGCGCTCCGCCGGCCGCTGTCCGGCCACGACATGGCCGCGCTCGCCGTCAAGGCCAGCGCGGCGCTCTCCAGCATCGGCGTGCCGACGTCGTCGGCAACGCGGCGCAAGGACGACCGGGACGGCGCCGCGGccagcggcaagcggcggcggacgtCCCGGGTGGCTCCGCTCGCCGTCGTGAGCGGCATCGATGCGCACGCGACGCCGTTGATGGCGAAGACGAGAAAGTGTGGTCGTCGTCGTGCATGCGTGCGAAGGTTGAGCGTAGCCAGCGAGTGA
- the LOC4347445 gene encoding uncharacterized protein yields the protein MGSCVSRSTAAAASAITTTTAAKVVFRDGSMAQFAAPGSTVRDALGGERASSSASTCFVCCSDELRFDAPPRAMAAHDALRPGQLYFVLPVSALRRPLSGQDMAALAVKAIAALGASATAAGSSSGVSSRGKNARPAGKQRPQATARVAPLVAAGADHVYGGYDSQKTVRGDRTARINGGGSIARQRTGLQRLSAISEGDE from the coding sequence ATGGGTTCTTGCGTCTCGCgctctacggcggcggcggcgtcggcgatcaccaccaccaccgcggccAAGGTTGTGTTCCGGGACGGCTCCATGGCGCAGTTCGCGGCGCCGGGTAGCACGGTGCGGGACGCGCTGGGCGGCGaacgcgcgtcgtcgtcggcgtccacCTGCTTCGTCTGCTGCTCCGACGAGCTCCGCTtcgacgcgccgccgcgcgcgatgGCGGCGCACGACGCGCTCCGGCCGGGCCAGCTCTACTTCGTGCTGCCCGTCTCGGCGCTCCGCCGCCCGCTCTCCGGCCAGGACATGGCCGCGCTCGCCGTCAAGGCCATCGCGGCGCTCGgggcctccgccaccgccgccggcagcagcagcggcgtgtCGTCGCGGGGCAAGAACGCGCGCCCCGCCGGCAAGCAGCGGCCGCAGGCGACGGCTCGAGtggcgccgctcgtcgccgccggcgccgaccacgTGTACGGCGGATACGACTCCCAGAAAACGGTGCGCGGTGATCGGACGGCGAGGATCAACGGAGGTGGTAGCATTGCTCGCCAACGCACAGGATTGCAGAGGTTGAGCGCCATCTCGGAAGGCGATGAGTGA
- the LOC107275799 gene encoding uncharacterized protein, translated as MSRRRSMSLKSREFSGRLPPPPSSSSDQQEQYYCSGQHQQRGEDGGGGGDGEMVHFSHPEHRLARFDFPYLFMCMGCKEYGAGKRFMCQLCGFQLHEFCALAPPSLHDHPFHPKHQHLLFFVKPGGFLRCKCDICGKSVKGFSFRCTSCSFAMHPCCAAMSRRMDLPVAHEHPLMLAPSPPTPPMATPTSDVVGVGDGGVGTSFVCQMCRRCRRPAGQYVYQCMPCGYYLHARCAKDVVNGLYVHGVAPPEKGSALAAVARVTINALFSVIGGLIEGIGEGIGEAFVDNIGRSRGRSSFR; from the exons ATGAGCAGGAGACGCAGCATGTCGCTGAAATCTCGAGAGTTCAGCGGcaggctgcctcctcctccttcttcttcatcaGATCAGCAAGAGCAGTACTATTGTTCAGGTCAGCATCAGCAACGAGGtgaagatggcggcggcggcggcgacggcgagatggTGCATTTCAGCCACCCGGAGCACCGGCTGGCGCGGTTCGACTTCCCCTACCTCTTCATGTGCATGGGGTGCAAGGAGtacggcgccggcaagcggttCATGTGCCAGCTCTGCGGCTTCCAGCTTCACGAGTTCTGCGCCCTGGCTCCTCCGTCCCTCCATGACCACCCTTTCCATCCCAAGCACCAACACCTTCTCTTCTTCGTCAAACCAG GTGGGTTCCTGCGCTGCAAGTGCGACATCTGCGGCAAGTCGGTGAAGGGCTTCTCGTTCCGGTGCACGTCGTGCAGCTTCGCCATGCACCCGTGCTGCGCCGCCATGTCGCGGAGGATGGACCTGCCGGTGGCGCACGAGCACCCTCTGATgctggcgccgtcgccgccgacgccgccgatggCGACACCGACGTCggacgtcgtcggcgtcggcgacggcggcgtggggaCGAGCTTCGTGTGCCAGATGTGCCGGCggtgccggcggccggcggggcagTACGTGTACCAGTGCATGCCGTGCGGGTACTACCTGCACGCCCGGTGCGCCAAGGACGTGGTGAACGGGCTGTACGTGCacggcgtcgcgccgccggagaaggggagcgcgctcgccgccgtcgccagggTCACCATCAACGCGCTGTTCAGCGTCATCGGCGGCCTCATCGAGGGCATCGGGGAGGGGATCGGCGAGGCCTTCGTCGACAACATCGGGAGGAGCAGAGGCAGATCAAGCTTCAGATAA